GCAGATTCGATGCTGTAATTGATATGGTTTAGCAGTTATCTAGGAAAATGGTTTCGTGTGTGACTTGCTGACAattgtttaagtttttgcgCCTTGCCTTCTTCAAAAATGGGATATTATCAAAAGATCCCTCCATCAATTATGGATGGAGTAGAAAGGGATATTTGAGTTTTACCTAACTCAAACCTACCCACTTCCCGATGGGATCCAAGGATTACCCATAACTTGTCGTCGATAACAGTGACATGCAAGGCGTCTCACCTTTCCCGGGCGTGACGGGCATCCTGTAGGACACGCTGGAGTTGCACTCGGCGCAGGGCGAGCCGCTCGAGTCCGAGTCCGACTCCGAGCGACGCACCATCAGCGTCATCGCGCGCGACAGCGTGTACTCGTCTGTCGAAACATATTGGTGTatttaatcccacccaaaacaaaaatgtgaaagactgccaagttcgataatatgggaatgcttcgcctataaaagaagtgagatctaaataagtaccaagttccatacacatacctcagttataaatagttactttttattgatgttacttggcaagttttcatacaccttgttataaacctacttaacgcaatgaatcaagtatataattttctattaaaactacgtgtaatataacccacggccggtgtgtcgctttttttgctcgaacttggcggacacactgccgtgtatctagattatttacattattgattaaaatgaaaatgtagATAAGTTTATAGCTTATTATCATTTACTTGCACAAGCACTGTAGCCGATGTACCATAGTGGGTACTGTGGGCATGCCCAATACCCTAAActtcttttttatgtactccttagccccttatgtacttctgcTATGTACTTCCTTCTATACTCCTTTAtacatatactcccttatgtcgGTGCTTATGTACCACCTCACTATAGTGCTTTATGTAGTCCCCTGTctacttatgtactctccccatatacCTACTTCTTCATGTATTACCATTAGGTTCATCGCACTTTGAAAATTGGTGCGAGAACCAGATATTGGATGGTGATAGTGATCGCAATATTTGACTCTTTTCTAGttccaaaaaattacatatttagtaattaattattaggtatcgaggtatgtaggtacctgcGTGTTCATGATGCAAATGATGATGCGGCGGCGCGGCCTGCAGCGGCGCGGGCTCGGCGCGGCCGAACATGCGCAGCGTGCctcccgcgcccgccgccgccgcgccctcCTCCCCACCCGCGCCTGGCCCTGTCGCGCCACCCGACATGCTGAACGTAGCGTAGGGGCTTATCTCGTACATCTCTGGAAGAGCCGTCATGTTCATCAGATTATTATATGTTACATATACAAAAGTATGGAAGGagatgctgcgccgaccccaaataaaattctgataagggcaggagcatgatgatgatgaagttcaTCAGATCATTATAACTATTATGACGATGTGTAAATAGTAAGAAATCTATGTAAATGCATGCAGCTACCTACATGCTGCCGACCATCTACCAACCATCATGAAAACTTTAAAGTTCATAAGAagtaaataaactcaaaaacgtttattcaaattaggctgataaatcagcacttttctaACGTCAAAATATGTACCTTGTTGGTCTTTCTTCCCAATAGGATGTTTGATAGGCGATGAGGTATATACTTGCTGACAGTTGCGTCGGTTGTCTCTCTTCTCTACTGATTTGTCTTCCTCTTCTGAAATGTCTCCCTGCTCGTAGCCTTTTCTGAAGCATGTTGTTGATGGACTGAAACAGCATGTATTACTTTGACTTTTCCAATTCATTTTCACCGAgcagttataatattttagcagAACTCTTTgaaagttaaatattataactACCTTCGTTTATAAGCAAGTGCGGCTAATAAAAGTAGCGCAGCCAGTAGACCACAAGCTGCCGCCACCAGCACAGCAGTCGCTCTCTCTTCGCCTTCTTCACCGCCTGGTGGAAAATGAGCTGGTGCTGGTATACGGTCTGGAagacaaacaaaataacttaGGACCTAAAGAGTTcccaatacaaataaattgcaGAAGTTTACTAAAACTTTTAAACACTTGCCTCCTTCTTCAGTCAATgtcgaaaaataataatttcccaATGTAGTCCCAGCAGCGCTTGTAGCCACCACTTTCAAATGGTACCAGGTCGCTACTGCTAACCCACACATGACTGTAGGTTGTGCAGCCGGAGATACCGTCTGAGTGACCCACGAGGACTCTTCAAAACTCCTCACGGAAACCGCGAATTGGGTGAGAGGACAGCCATTGCTGTCCCAGGTTAGTAGATTAAGACGGACGCAGGAACTATTGGTTGTGATCAGATCCTTTTCTGTTGAAGCCTTTGATGCTGTAATCATACAAATAAGATAGCCGTtataataaaaatccaagacttactaattagttattttttatgagttatttttatttctacttaCGTCCTCCTTTGGTGGAAACTATCAGCTCTTCGCTTGCTGGAGAGGATCCCACCGCGTTATATGCAGTCAGTCTTATCTTGTATAAGGTTCCACATGCTAATCGTTCCAAGGTGTGCGTTCGGGAATCGGCTGGTAACCGTGTCGAGTGCCACTTTGTTTCGTCCGACCGGGAGTATTCTATTAGATAGCCTGGAATTGAATGCAGATTGTGCAGATTATGGTCATGTTGACTAAACGACCTCAACAGCTTGCAGCTTGTGGTCAAGCTTTTCTGACAGTTATGTAAGATTCTTATGCTAATTTCTTCTTCTAAGCTGACCCTGTCTGGCGGGTGTCAAGTATAAAAGGCGCAATTACCGTGTAAGCTAGATCCTCCAGTATGCGGCTTGTCCCATGCCAGCGTGAGTCTGGCAGGCGCCGCAGCAGCGAGGCGCAGGCGcgggcgcgcgggcggcgccagCACGCGCAATTGCCACGCCGCGCGCTCCTCGCCCCACGGGTTGCGTACCGTGCACGTGTAGTTGTCCTCCGAACGAGCGTCCACCGCTGAGGAGATATAATGATTAATGTTATATGGACTGTGTGAGGAACGACTTGTGGTGCAGGGGAAAGTTGAAGGCACAAGAGGCAGATCACCGATGCGTTGGGTTGACCAAATAAAGACGGCACTCCACGGTCCACTTCACATGAAGTGGACCATTGAGTGTCGTCGTGCCTTGTGCATTTGCGCAAGGAGAGCTACAGTGCGAGAAGAGTGGCAACGAATTGTGAAGCTTGCTACCAcccctttttttttattttttttttgttgtcgctgggctaaaaatgctattacgctaaaaatgctattacgacCACGACCACTCTGTCAAGAGTGTGACTACAAAGAAGAACATACGAACTATCCATTTGGGTAGGTttgcaatataataataatgtcgggacacctttttcacacacggtcggttagccccatggtaagttattaattaacttgtgctatgggtgctaacacaactgataaactacatatagctacatatatacatatttataaatacatatagtaacacccagaccacggctaacaagcatgctcatcacacacatgtcaaccgagccgggaatcgaacccgggacctcaggttcggcagtccggcatggtgaccattgcgccatcgaggtcgtcaaatatcCATTCGTTTCCCACGAAATATAACAGTATCAAAGCAGTATGCCAAGATAATTGCATCGTTATCTCACCTGACCTGTTGCGTGAAATCCAGGTGACAGAATATGGACGGTTGCTTTTCAAGCAAATACATCAGAAGGCGTTACTTACCCAATATGACGAGGTATGATCCATCAATGAGATAGTTGTCGTCATGCGCGAGTGGTGGCGCGGGGCGGCGTCGCGCCCaggcgcggtgcggcgcgggTGCTCCTGCGGCACCGCAGCGTAAGCGCGCGCGAGACCCGGCTTTTACTTCTACACGACGACCGAATGATGTTATCTTTGCGGGCGCtggaaaattaaacaataatatcACTTAATTTTCTCAAACAGTCTTCATATTCGTGTCCGAAGCTATGAAAGGACATCTGAGCCTCAATCAACTGTTACAGTTATTATGTAATATTCACCTCTGGCATTAGGCTTCCTCGCCACAATAGCACTCATTTCTCCTTCTCCTGAAGCGGTGGCAGCCGTCACCCAGAACTCGTACACCTGGTGCTCCTGCAACCCTCGGACCTCCACCTGGTACTCCTCATCTTCATCTTTGTGGAGTACGGTCATCTGGGAGTGTTGGCCTGTCCTGTTAATTTTAACACGTCAAATATATCGTAGTTAAAATAAAGGAAGACCAATTACACAACAGAAATCAGGAAGGAATGTATTGAACCACTTCATGTGAACATTGCAAGGGTCAGATGGCCCTCAAAACAATAGAAAGTAAGTCGGAGTTACCTCTGCGGTCTATTGTAGACGGTGTAGTGTTTGATCTTGCCGTTTTTCTGCAGTGGAGCTAACCAACTCACAATCACTGTGTCTTCAGAGTTCGCAGCTGCTTTGATGTCCATTGGAGGTCCTGGGACTGGAAATATTTTGAACACAATTAGAATATGTCCATGAACTGATCAAAACAGTATTGCcgataaaattaagaaaagttGTTACAACATGTATGTATTTCATCAAGATTACTGTGAATTACTCACTATCTTCGTGTGTGATGCAGTAAACTGGTTCAGAAGTAGGTCCCGTCCCGGCAGCAGTTCTGGCGCGTACGGCTATACTATAGTTGGCGGCTCTCTGTAACGCCTGCAATACTGTCTCCATGCCTCCCGAGCGACGGGTCTCCACCTGGCTTTCTAGTTCATCTACGGTCTGTGAAGACCAAATAGTTTAATTAGTAAGTTTGATAGAATATGGCTAAAGGACCATAAAGGGCACTTCCTGTAATTCTAAACTTGCCTCATAAAGCACTTCATAGCCCAGCAGTACTCCTCCCCTCAGTGCTGGCGGTGGTGGCTCCCACCACACGCGTATGGACTGTGCTGATAGTGCCTCGCAACGAACACGCTCTGGTGGAGCCTCCGGAGCTGGAACATAATATGGTAAATGATAACAATTTGTTGTTTGAAAGCCTGCCTTCCCTGAGAAAGATCGAAGACAACATAAAATGtgtgtttcaaaaatattatccaGCTTAAGCTTACCTCCTTCTAACGTAGTGGCAGTGAGCGGCGAGCTCGGTGGTCCGGCGCCCACAGCATTGAACGCGCGCACGCGCACCTCATACTGCACGTGCGTGCGCAGCGCGACCAGCACGGCGTGCGACGCGCCCCACCCTGCCGCCGTCAGCGCTGACGTCTTGTTGTCTGCCACCATGGACGCCTCGTGCCAGGTCACCACGTAGCCTAGGAGCTCGCCGTTCCAGGATTCTTGGGGAGGTGCCTGTTCAAATATAAGTTCTAAATTGGGTGTTGGGATGACTATGGGTCAGTAAACCAGACTTAGAAAGAAAGCAGACTTAATGCATATACTATCGCTTAGAGGTACCAGTAATGTTGCGGTACTAGAGCCAGTGGAACTGGACTGCTGAACATGGACTCCAATGGCTCTATTAAAACTACACTACCACTTTTAGAACTATATATCACCTGCCATTTGACGAGCAATTCTCCTGGGGCAGTCGCTTGCACTTGTACGTTATGGGGTGGTTCGGATGGAGCTGAAAATAATTTCCTCGTTATTTTGCTTTATTAgttgaatatttgaataaagtctaaagtttattttatactaaccTTCTTCTAAAGTCTGTACAATGACAGGATCAGAGTAATCACTGTCACCAATAGCATTGACCGCAGCCAGTCTCAAGGCATATGCAGTGGCTGGCCTCAAGCCTTCCACTCGATACTCCAGATGAACCTCTGTTGTAGAATCTAGGTCATGTCTGTAATCATAAATTGTCATCAATGATGCTTGTAGGACTTTGAAGGTGAATTTATTGTTATCGCTGTGCCAGAATgtacaaaaagtaaataacttaGAGTCTAGATTTCTAAGTCTAACAAACAAATTCGTCTCACCTCTCAAGCACCCTGTCAACAGGCACATCCCTCGTAGGTGCATCTGCCCAGTCCCCCGCATCAGGTCGCCTCGCGTCCCCTACAACTCGATACTGCAGGCGATACAATAGTACTCGCGCGTTGCCGTCGTATCCGCGCCGCCAGGATAGCGACGCGCCGCGACCTGAACGCCTGGATACATGCAGTCCTAGGGGAGCCTCAGGGTACtctggaaaaaaaataaaatagatgaagaatacagaaaattataaacaaattcaagtAACTAGCAAATATATTATGATGAACGTGTGTACGCACGAAAACATTTACACCATACAGGTACACAAGTCACATAACATAATATGTCACACAATATGTTCAAGACGTCACATATGTAATCGACATTACCTTGAACGGCCAGATAAATAAGAAGCTCGTCTCTGCCGTACGCGTTTTCAGCACGACACCGATATACTCCCGAGTCATGACGCTCAGCGTGTGCTATGCTCAACTGCGAGCTCACTCCACTTTCTGACCGCTTTTCTGATACTGATACCCTGGAACAGGACATTCATTTGTGATTACCTTGCTGATtgattaattgaatatttttgcgTTTGTAATCAGTCCAGACATTTAAAGTCAAGTACCTGTATGTGGTCAGGTCCACTCTTTTCATGTTATGTGTCCACTGTAGCTGTATGGGAGGGTCGCCACGAGCATCGCACTGAAGTGTCGCCTGCGCAGTCCGTTTCACCGTCATGTTGCGCGACGAGAACTCGAAGTGTGCTGGTTCTGTTAATAAGTGAAATTGTAAGTGATTCATTTTTTCTGGTTGCGCTCTCTTTAGGTGAATTCCATCTTACCTACCATTGACAGAAACTGCAATAATCTTGGACAACCCTCTTCCTATCCCGTTCTCTGATCGACACATGTATTGACCCTCATGATGATGAGCAGCCGGAGCTATGCTGAGAGACCCATTGGGAAGCATGGAGAACTGAAGGTCCAAGTTTGATACTGGTCTAAAATCACTAACTCCCGAACCTGAAAGTGGTTGTAAAATCGTATTCTTATAAAAATCATCAGCAGCACCAGAATTGAGGACATATTGaggacaaaataaaacttaccatgGCCTTTAAGCCAGGAAACTCTTGGTTCAGGGTATCCTTTCGTAGCACAGTGTACCAAGATTTGAGTTCCTAAGAGAGCTGATACGTCTTGAGGCTCATATACCCATGATGGGGCCACTGGAATTTAATGACCAAGACTGGGTTAACACCACACCTTATGAAAAGACGAAACCTtaagaattaaatataaaacttggAATTTACCTTTCACCGCCAATCTGGCTGTATGATTGACTTCTGCAGCAGAATTACTCGCAACACAGGTGTAGTCTCCACTATGCTTTGACGTTACATGAGAAAATATCAAGAAACTGAACTCATCGAGGGATTTTTCCTGAACctgaaaaataaggaaaaaggGGGTGGTCCAACTTTGGTGAAAATCATAAAATTCTTCCCAGTGAACCACTAAACTAGGAGTTCCTCACCTGTAAACCAGTAGGGATATGTTGGCCATCTTTTAGCCAAGAGAAGTAGACTGGTTTGTCACCTGACGTTATTCCACATAATACTTGTATCGAACTGCCTTCAACCAAGTCAAGTGGAAACGAAAACCCCGCTATTTTTGGTGGATCTGAAACCGATTATTCCTCATGTTTATCAAAAATTAACTATTACCTAGATGAGTCTTCAACGTTTTGAGTTAGGCAAGGTCAGATCAAAACGACGTTTTCTTGCTTACTTCTGACAAATATCTGGACATCCTTCTGGGCGTACTGCCCTGAAGGCGCAGTGACCCTGCAGGAGTAGACCCCTGCATCAGCGGGCTCAGCAGGCCACAGCAGCAGCTCACCACCAACTCCTGATAGCGCGCGCCCGCCGGTCGAGCTCACGTCCATGCCTCCGCGCTGCCAGCGAATCTCACTGGGGAAATGTAATAGTAATTTTATGATGTTGCTAGTTTTCTACTTTTTTGGTTATTaaactaaagattttttttcatgatttcttttttctcttttttatttaataatcttaatttatacataattttCCAATTATATGGGTAACCGCCGGTTTcaactgattcccgggggcacTACTTCCAGCTCAAAACCTATAACCGTCTCTATTGTTGTTACTATTGTTTCAGTCATTTTACCACGAAAACATTAGATATAGAAACACACTTTCGCATTATAAGTAGCAATGTCATATTCATGAAGATCGATAGTTGTTTTGAGAAGAAAATGTAGAGTAGGGAAACActacaagaagaaaaataatactacaAGTCATAACGTTGAAGTTACGGACACAATTAAATTTCAAACtacgaaaacaaaacaaaaatgaaactTATAATTTTACTAAGCAAATGCACCTCCATCAACCTGATTGGAAATCCGGAGAATGGGCAGTAGATGGTGGTGTTCACGCCCGCCACCACGCGGATGGGCCCGATGCTCCGTATCGATGGAGGTCCTAGAAAATGCGACAAATAGCATTAATCcccatatacatacatatgtccTAGAAGAAACAGTCATAGAAACAAGCAATCGAACCAAAGTGATTAATACATGAAATAAGGATAACAGCAAAAGTTCAATAAGTGTCCTCGTTAAGGGATGGCGGATGCTTATGCTTACCATAAACGTTAAGCCTGGTAGAATGTTCGACAGCGCCCCTGGAGTTGTGTGCCCTGCAGGTGTAGCGGCCTCCGTCCTCAGGCCGCACTGACGTCAGATTCATGTAGCTCACCACGTCGCCGTTTGAGTTCATGAACTGGGATATACtcctgaaaacaaaacatttaaaacttgAGGAAAAAGATTTTTGATGTAAAAAGACCGTTGGAGAGGTCAAAAGCAATACTTAAATTAGCATCTTTAACTTCCAcgtaaacaaatattattccaACAAAGACTAGCAATGCCAACAACAACATAACAGAATAAcatgtaatgtaattttatgCCCAAATAGGAAAGTTAAAAACCCTGGGGAAGCGTTCTGCGAAAATTGAAAGAACTTTTTATGTACGAACCTTTACTTAGATTTGTTTTTCCAATATGTTGTGTGCCTATGATTCAAATATTTCTGGCTTCAATTGATTTGATTATACCATTGAATTGTTTGCTGATATTCATAAAGGAGGTATCAATATAAAGATCCTTTTCTTCCACAGTCCTGGCCGAGACATAAATCAATTATCCCCATAAGTTGATCACAAGGACATACACAGCAAGACTGATAAGCTATCCCGGTCTTTTGAGTATTGACCTATTAGACTCAATATTAAGGTCCCATTTACTAGTAAAATTATCCTTATGGTCCTACTGACCTTTGCGGCGTGTTATGCTCCTCAACAGCCTGTCCGTCCAGCAGCCAGGTGAACCTGGGCGGCGGGCTGCCCGACGCAGCGCAGTGCAGCGCCAGCGACGGCCCCGGGTGTAGCGCCTGCTCGATGAACGTGTAGTGCAGTTCCGGTGCCGTGTCTGGAATTATAGAATGGAGaagattttgtaaatatatatgagatgctcaaaaaaaattaaaaattgactATCAAAAGATATTTGAACATTAAATGTGACTCGGGTGAACCTTAGTgcatttttagtttgttttatatGTCTTTAAACCTTACCCTAAGTATCTTGTAAACTAGTTCCCCTGTTTTTTCATCAATCTTCACAACACCACATGGTTTGCTCTTATGCGTAGATGAAAAATCAAGATGCCACGTTCAGATGCGTTTCTCTATTTGTTATCCTGAT
Above is a window of Helicoverpa zea isolate HzStark_Cry1AcR chromosome 1, ilHelZeax1.1, whole genome shotgun sequence DNA encoding:
- the LOC124629657 gene encoding Down syndrome cell adhesion molecule-like protein Dscam2, encoding MFRSPNKSQSNPNLHAEEDSSTVANVTQRKRKQPDCELTLAIADLSAELKKTISDLRTDINNKFSKISETIGNLRDEFNILSTSYSQIQSELKELRTDYSTAKLEISSLSAKHDDLSRVVSELKSTVNFNSANCVDNAKCIADLNMSIKNSAASSVSLLESKIDVLEQQARQCNVELGNIPEKRASPSSCQLLFLMEPPPRLSFSNSTGARVSCAAHGSPAPVISWLTEDGAPVSDVPGLRSALPNGTLWLGAFSAAQYRSDVHAAVYRCRAASAAGTILSRDMRLEAVMDIPWDVRVQSSHGVAGGAALLTCTVPSIVRNHVSVSRWFKDGVVLEPLAAEAGGQYIVGGSRSDILVVRDARPDDVSSYSCEAQHALTGDKRRSPSAMVTVSHASSSMAPRMLSVSEDEMVPQGGDIRLVCCAIGSPPPTYSWFRHSNGRLSPVSNSIRISVSDQVLIIRRAQLSDGGVWTCRAHNQFGEQRRDARLRVRSRLVVSVHPQLQVANSGSSVTFNCSVEGGDARVRWLHDGVPVGGGERVLRVHGVVRAHRGMYQCFAERDLDSAQAAAELRLGDTAPELHYTFIEQALHPGPSLALHCAASGSPPPRFTWLLDGQAVEEHNTPQRSISQFMNSNGDVVSYMNLTSVRPEDGGRYTCRAHNSRGAVEHSTRLNVYGPPSIRSIGPIRVVAGVNTTIYCPFSGFPISEIRWQRGGMDVSSTGGRALSGVGGELLLWPAEPADAGVYSCRVTAPSGQYAQKDVQIFVRNPPKIAGFSFPLDLVEGSSIQVLCGITSGDKPVYFSWLKDGQHIPTGLQVQEKSLDEFSFLIFSHVTSKHSGDYTCVASNSAAEVNHTARLAVKVAPSWVYEPQDVSALLGTQILVHCATKGYPEPRVSWLKGHGSGVSDFRPVSNLDLQFSMLPNGSLSIAPAAHHHEGQYMCRSENGIGRGLSKIIAVSVNEPAHFEFSSRNMTVKRTAQATLQCDARGDPPIQLQWTHNMKRVDLTTYRVSVSEKRSESGVSSQLSIAHAERHDSGVYRCRAENAYGRDELLIYLAVQEYPEAPLGLHVSRRSGRGASLSWRRGYDGNARVLLYRLQYRVVGDARRPDAGDWADAPTRDVPVDRVLERHDLDSTTEVHLEYRVEGLRPATAYALRLAAVNAIGDSDYSDPVIVQTLEEAPSEPPHNVQVQATAPGELLVKWQAPPQESWNGELLGYVVTWHEASMVADNKTSALTAAGWGASHAVLVALRTHVQYEVRVRAFNAVGAGPPSSPLTATTLEGAPEAPPERVRCEALSAQSIRVWWEPPPPALRGGVLLGYEVLYETVDELESQVETRRSGGMETVLQALQRAANYSIAVRARTAAGTGPTSEPVYCITHEDIPGPPMDIKAAANSEDTVIVSWLAPLQKNGKIKHYTVYNRPQRTGQHSQMTVLHKDEDEEYQVEVRGLQEHQVYEFWVTAATASGEGEMSAIVARKPNARAPAKITSFGRRVEVKAGSRARLRCGAAGAPAPHRAWARRRPAPPLAHDDNYLIDGSYLVILAVDARSEDNYTCTVRNPWGEERAAWQLRVLAPPARPRLRLAAAAPARLTLAWDKPHTGGSSLHGYLIEYSRSDETKWHSTRLPADSRTHTLERLACGTLYKIRLTAYNAVGSSPASEELIVSTKGGPSKASTEKDLITTNSSCVRLNLLTWDSNGCPLTQFAVSVRSFEESSWVTQTVSPAAQPTVMCGPYTSTSSFSTRR